A region of Crenobacter cavernae DNA encodes the following proteins:
- a CDS encoding cupin domain-containing protein, with protein sequence MNPNPLLGGLTPQQFLADYWHKKPLLIRGALKDVGPEVDLAWLSRLAQQDDVESRLIECKNGRWNIERGPFRPGRLRRLPETDWTLLVQNVNHHLPHIADILWRFDFIPYARLDDLMISYAPPGGTVGPHFDSYDVFLLQVGGPKRWQIAAQDDMELVEGAPLKVLKDFKAEEEYILEHGDMLYLPPRYAHYGVALEPGMTYSVGFRAPSAQELATQFLVYLQDHLCLEGMYADPGLAWQAEPAKIGESMVDQVLDTLKRIDWKREDVADFLGHYLTDPKAHVFFDGAEDELDAEAFAEAARGRGISLDLKSLILYRDGAFYCNGEKLEVEDDDVALWQQLANRRCIDGDALSESMLEMLYEGWQIGYWHLQGAVAQ encoded by the coding sequence ATGAACCCCAATCCGTTGCTGGGCGGTCTGACGCCGCAACAATTCCTCGCCGACTACTGGCATAAAAAGCCGCTGTTGATCCGCGGCGCGCTGAAGGACGTCGGCCCCGAGGTCGACTTAGCCTGGCTGTCCCGTCTCGCCCAGCAAGACGATGTCGAGTCGCGCCTGATCGAGTGCAAGAACGGGCGATGGAACATCGAGCGCGGCCCGTTCCGCCCGGGACGGCTGCGCAGGCTGCCCGAGACCGACTGGACCCTGCTGGTGCAGAACGTCAACCACCACCTGCCGCATATCGCCGACATCCTGTGGCGCTTCGACTTCATCCCCTACGCGCGGCTCGACGACCTGATGATCAGCTACGCGCCGCCGGGCGGCACCGTCGGCCCACACTTCGATTCCTACGACGTGTTCCTGCTGCAGGTCGGCGGCCCGAAGCGCTGGCAGATCGCCGCGCAGGACGACATGGAACTCGTCGAGGGGGCGCCGCTGAAGGTCCTCAAGGACTTCAAGGCCGAGGAGGAATACATCCTCGAACACGGCGACATGCTCTATCTGCCGCCGCGCTATGCGCACTACGGCGTCGCGCTCGAACCGGGCATGACCTATTCGGTCGGCTTCAGGGCGCCGAGCGCGCAGGAGCTCGCCACGCAGTTCCTCGTCTACCTGCAGGACCATCTGTGCCTCGAAGGCATGTACGCCGACCCCGGCCTCGCGTGGCAGGCCGAGCCGGCGAAAATCGGCGAGTCCATGGTCGACCAGGTGCTGGACACGCTCAAGCGCATCGACTGGAAGCGCGAGGACGTGGCCGATTTCCTCGGGCACTACCTGACCGACCCGAAGGCGCACGTGTTCTTCGACGGTGCCGAAGACGAGCTCGACGCGGAGGCTTTCGCCGAGGCCGCGCGCGGGCGCGGTATAAGTCTCGATCTGAAGAGTCTTATCCTGTACCGCGATGGTGCGTTCTACTGCAACGGTGAAAAGCTGGAAGTTGAAGACGATGACGTTGCGCTGTGGCAACAGCTTGCAAATCGGCGTTGCATCGATGGTGACGCGCTCAGCGAGTCGATGCTGGAAATGTTGTATGAAGGTTGGCAGATAGGTTATTGGCATTTGCAGGGAGCTGTAGCACAATAG
- the prmC gene encoding peptide chain release factor N(5)-glutamine methyltransferase, whose protein sequence is MASFDSLLRDAGLPRLEARLLLEAASGLTRAQLIARGDAEAPADVAAAFRTLAEARLRGEPIAYLVGEREFYGRPFRVAPGVLIPRPETEHLVEAALARVGRDRRCKAVDLGTGSGIVAVTLALEAPAWRVSAGDVSPAALAIARDNAARLLAPVQFFEGSWYEALPTGERYDLIVSNPPYIAAGDEHLDQGDLRFEPRGALTDEADGLVCLRALADGAVERLLPGGWLMVEHGYDQGDAVQALFVAAGLASVQTLADLAGLDRVTLGQRGES, encoded by the coding sequence ATGGCCAGTTTCGATTCCCTGCTGCGCGACGCCGGTCTGCCCCGGCTGGAGGCGCGCCTCCTGCTCGAGGCCGCGTCGGGGTTGACGCGTGCGCAACTGATCGCCCGCGGCGATGCCGAGGCGCCGGCCGACGTCGCCGCGGCATTCCGGACGTTGGCCGAGGCCCGCCTGCGCGGCGAGCCGATCGCCTACCTCGTCGGCGAGCGCGAATTCTACGGCCGGCCGTTCCGCGTCGCGCCCGGCGTGCTGATCCCGCGCCCCGAGACCGAACATCTGGTCGAGGCGGCGCTGGCGCGCGTCGGCAGAGACCGCCGGTGCAAGGCGGTCGACCTCGGCACCGGCAGCGGCATCGTCGCCGTCACGCTGGCGCTCGAGGCGCCGGCCTGGCGGGTGAGCGCGGGCGACGTTTCGCCCGCCGCGCTGGCGATCGCGCGCGACAACGCCGCGCGGCTCTTAGCGCCGGTGCAGTTTTTTGAAGGCAGCTGGTACGAGGCCTTGCCGACGGGCGAGCGCTACGACCTGATCGTCTCCAACCCGCCGTATATCGCGGCCGGCGACGAGCACCTCGACCAGGGCGACCTGCGCTTCGAGCCGCGCGGCGCGCTGACCGACGAGGCCGACGGCCTCGTCTGCCTGCGCGCGCTGGCCGATGGCGCGGTCGAACGGCTGCTGCCCGGCGGCTGGCTGATGGTCGAGCACGGCTACGACCAGGGCGACGCGGTGCAGGCGCTGTTCGTCGCGGCGGGGCTGGCTTCGGTGCAAACGTTGGCCGACCTCGCCGGGCTCGACCGCGTCACGCTCGGCCAACGTGGCGAGTCCTGA
- a CDS encoding FKBP-type peptidyl-prolyl cis-trans isomerase, which yields MQIAKNTVVTLHYEMFDGENNLIDKTEEPISYLHGGYDGIFPLVEEALQGKAVGETIDVTLQADDAFGEQEEELVRVEPLDVFPADIEVGMMFEADDPETGEVLLFRVTDIADGKAVVDANHPLAGQAIRFKATVAEVREASADEVTHGHAHGEHGHHH from the coding sequence ATGCAAATTGCCAAAAATACCGTTGTGACCCTGCACTATGAAATGTTCGACGGGGAAAACAACCTGATCGACAAGACCGAAGAGCCGATCAGCTACCTGCACGGCGGCTACGACGGCATCTTCCCGCTCGTGGAAGAGGCACTGCAGGGCAAGGCTGTGGGCGAGACCATCGACGTCACCCTGCAAGCCGACGACGCGTTTGGCGAACAGGAAGAAGAGTTGGTCCGCGTCGAGCCGCTCGACGTGTTCCCGGCCGACATCGAAGTCGGCATGATGTTCGAAGCCGACGATCCGGAAACCGGCGAAGTGCTGCTGTTCCGCGTGACCGACATCGCCGACGGCAAGGCCGTAGTCGACGCCAACCACCCGCTGGCCGGCCAGGCGATCCGCTTCAAGGCGACCGTCGCCGAAGTGCGCGAAGCCAGCGCCGACGAAGTGACGCACGGCCACGCCCACGGCGAACACGGTCATCACCACTAA
- the mgtE gene encoding magnesium transporter, which produces MTVVEKKTTDRLQDNLVQVQRLIERQRLVEGLVHRQEMPKHDLVESIVHKQNLAELQHKLDAQHPADIAYILEALPPEDRLLVWELVKAERDGEILLEVSDAVRETLIESMDPHELVAAAEQLDADELADLAPDLPRQVVYEVMGALDAEERQQLQSALSYRDDQVGALMDFDIVKIRADVTCEVVLRYLRRFDELPEQTDKVFVIDDEGVLKGVLPIRKLLVSDPEALVEDVMATEVVAFHPDEDAEDAALAFERYDLVTAPVVDASGKLIGRLTVDEMVDVIREESESDMLNLAGLKEEEDLFAPVIDSVKNRWAWLAINLVTAFIASRVIGAFEGSIEKIVALAALMPIVAGIGGNSGNQSTTMIVRALAMGQVQASQALRLWRKELGVGIINGLVWGGVLGLLAWWLYGNFALGLVMTTAMTLNLILAATIGVFTPLTMTRLGRDPAVGSSVMITACTDSGGFFIFLGLATIFLL; this is translated from the coding sequence ATGACCGTAGTAGAAAAAAAAACCACCGATCGTCTGCAAGACAACCTGGTTCAGGTCCAGCGCCTGATCGAGCGCCAGCGCCTGGTCGAAGGCCTGGTGCACCGCCAGGAGATGCCCAAGCACGATCTCGTCGAATCGATCGTCCACAAGCAGAACCTGGCCGAGCTCCAGCACAAGCTCGACGCGCAGCACCCGGCCGACATCGCCTACATCCTCGAGGCCTTGCCGCCCGAAGACCGCCTGCTGGTCTGGGAGCTGGTCAAGGCCGAGCGCGACGGCGAGATCCTGCTCGAAGTGTCCGACGCGGTCCGAGAAACGCTGATCGAGTCGATGGACCCGCACGAGCTGGTCGCCGCCGCCGAACAGCTTGACGCCGACGAGCTGGCCGACCTCGCGCCCGACCTGCCGCGCCAGGTCGTCTACGAGGTGATGGGCGCGCTCGACGCCGAAGAGCGTCAGCAGCTGCAGTCGGCGCTGTCCTACCGCGACGACCAGGTCGGCGCGCTGATGGACTTCGACATCGTGAAGATCCGCGCCGACGTGACGTGCGAGGTCGTGCTGCGCTACCTGCGCCGCTTCGACGAATTGCCTGAGCAGACCGACAAGGTGTTCGTGATCGACGACGAGGGCGTGCTCAAGGGCGTGCTGCCGATCCGCAAACTGCTGGTGTCCGACCCCGAGGCGCTGGTCGAGGACGTGATGGCGACCGAGGTCGTCGCCTTTCACCCCGACGAAGACGCCGAAGACGCGGCGCTCGCGTTCGAGCGTTACGACCTCGTGACCGCGCCGGTGGTCGACGCGAGCGGCAAGCTGATCGGCCGGCTGACCGTCGACGAGATGGTCGACGTGATCCGCGAGGAATCCGAGAGCGACATGCTCAATCTGGCGGGCCTGAAGGAAGAGGAAGACCTGTTCGCGCCGGTGATCGACTCGGTGAAGAACCGCTGGGCGTGGCTGGCGATCAACCTCGTCACCGCCTTCATCGCGTCGCGCGTGATCGGCGCGTTCGAGGGGTCGATCGAGAAGATCGTCGCGCTCGCCGCGCTGATGCCGATCGTCGCCGGTATCGGCGGCAACTCGGGCAACCAGAGCACGACGATGATCGTGCGCGCGCTGGCGATGGGCCAGGTACAGGCGAGCCAGGCGCTGCGCCTGTGGCGCAAGGAACTCGGCGTCGGCATCATCAACGGCCTGGTGTGGGGCGGCGTGCTCGGCTTGCTCGCGTGGTGGCTGTACGGCAACTTCGCGCTCGGCCTGGTGATGACGACGGCGATGACGCTGAACCTGATCCTGGCCGCGACCATAGGTGTGTTCACCCCGCTGACCATGACGCGGCTCGGCCGCGACCCGGCGGTCGGCTCGAGCGTGATGATCACCGCCTGCACCGATTCGGGCGGCTTCTTCATCTTCCTCGGCCTCGCCACCATCTTCCTTCTTTAA
- a CDS encoding rhodanese-like domain-containing protein, whose protein sequence is MSQSKEILGVAHQRALDNALPYSGAVTPEEAARLMGELPNVVLVDVRSAAEWQFVGTVPGSVRIELKTWPGMQPNPHFLAQLKEQVSAEALVLFMCRSGVRSDEAARIATGAGYSEVYNVLEGFEGDKDAAGHRGTVGGWKGHGLPWVQS, encoded by the coding sequence ATGAGTCAAAGCAAGGAAATTCTCGGCGTCGCGCACCAGCGCGCGCTCGACAATGCGCTGCCGTATTCCGGCGCGGTGACCCCGGAAGAGGCGGCGCGCCTGATGGGCGAATTGCCTAACGTGGTGCTGGTCGATGTCAGGAGCGCCGCCGAATGGCAGTTCGTCGGCACGGTGCCGGGCTCGGTGCGTATCGAACTGAAGACCTGGCCGGGTATGCAGCCGAACCCGCACTTTCTCGCGCAACTGAAGGAGCAGGTCAGCGCCGAGGCACTGGTGCTGTTCATGTGCCGCAGTGGCGTGCGTTCCGACGAGGCGGCGCGCATCGCGACCGGCGCCGGTTATAGCGAGGTGTACAACGTGCTCGAAGGTTTCGAGGGCGACAAGGACGCCGCCGGACATCGCGGCACCGTCGGCGGCTGGAAAGGACACGGCCTGCCCTGGGTGCAGTCCTGA
- a CDS encoding phosphatase PAP2 family protein, giving the protein MPGPLPDTPPAENALRVPGWPFWLALPAFVVFLFWPDANRALFLAANHAGAALPALFWLGLSVLGEWPVVAALVSVWAARKPARWPVALFATLLALLASTALKMLFAAARPPLMLAADNFYLLGAMPHGDSFPSGHATAAALMATLLGVGLRRRARALWLTLALAIMLSRLAVGVHWPLDLLAGGLLGWACAQGSLTYLGELRPGAWRLNLVATAIVLAYAAGLLSQPSLGGEGVWRVLVVSAAAAGLVASRLRERAAGRRI; this is encoded by the coding sequence ATGCCCGGCCCGCTTCCCGATACTCCGCCGGCTGAAAACGCGTTGCGCGTCCCCGGCTGGCCGTTCTGGCTGGCGCTGCCCGCTTTCGTCGTCTTCCTGTTCTGGCCCGACGCCAACCGTGCGCTGTTCCTCGCCGCCAACCATGCGGGCGCCGCGCTGCCGGCTCTGTTCTGGCTCGGTCTGTCGGTGCTCGGCGAGTGGCCGGTGGTCGCCGCGCTGGTCTCGGTCTGGGCCGCGCGAAAGCCGGCGCGCTGGCCGGTGGCGCTGTTCGCCACGCTGCTGGCGTTGCTGGCGTCGACGGCCTTGAAGATGCTGTTCGCCGCGGCGCGCCCGCCGCTGATGCTCGCGGCCGACAACTTCTACCTGCTCGGCGCGATGCCGCACGGCGATTCCTTCCCCTCCGGCCACGCGACGGCCGCCGCCCTGATGGCAACCTTGCTGGGCGTGGGGCTGCGGCGCAGGGCGCGCGCGCTATGGTTGACGCTGGCGCTGGCGATCATGCTGTCGCGGCTGGCGGTCGGCGTGCACTGGCCGCTCGACCTGCTCGCCGGCGGGCTGCTCGGCTGGGCGTGCGCGCAAGGCTCGCTCACCTATCTGGGTGAATTGCGGCCGGGGGCGTGGCGATTGAATTTGGTAGCGACGGCTATCGTGCTGGCTTATGCAGCGGGGCTGCTGTCGCAGCCGAGCCTGGGAGGCGAGGGCGTCTGGCGCGTGCTGGTGGTGTCGGCGGCCGCAGCGGGTCTGGTCGCGTCGCGGCTTCGCGAGCGCGCTGCCGGACGGCGGATATAA
- the mtgA gene encoding monofunctional biosynthetic peptidoglycan transglycosylase gives MRLLLKIGAALLAALVLYNLWIFGHIVYWRSSNPSASAFMNEQLARLQEDDPDAELRHKWVPYERISANLKRAIVASEDAKFVDHEGFDWNGIEAAFEKNMKQGKIVAGGSTISQQLAKNLFLSSRKTPWRKLEEAAITVMLEAVLDKRRIFEIYLNVIEWGNGVFGAEAASRHYFGGSAARLAPAQAAKLAAMVPNPRFYDEHRNARGLAKKSRIIQRRMRFADVP, from the coding sequence ATGCGCCTTCTGCTTAAAATCGGGGCGGCCCTGTTGGCCGCCCTTGTTTTGTACAACCTGTGGATCTTCGGCCACATCGTCTACTGGCGTTCCAGCAACCCGTCGGCCAGCGCCTTCATGAACGAGCAGCTCGCCCGGCTGCAGGAAGACGACCCTGACGCCGAACTGCGCCATAAATGGGTGCCTTACGAACGGATCTCGGCCAACCTCAAGCGCGCGATCGTCGCGTCGGAAGACGCGAAGTTCGTCGACCACGAGGGTTTCGACTGGAACGGCATCGAGGCGGCGTTCGAGAAGAACATGAAGCAGGGCAAGATCGTCGCCGGCGGCTCGACCATCAGTCAGCAGCTGGCGAAGAACCTGTTCCTGTCGAGTCGCAAGACGCCGTGGCGCAAGCTCGAGGAGGCGGCGATCACCGTGATGCTCGAGGCGGTGCTCGACAAGCGGCGCATCTTCGAGATCTATCTGAACGTGATCGAGTGGGGCAACGGCGTTTTCGGCGCCGAGGCGGCCAGCCGTCACTACTTCGGCGGTTCCGCCGCGCGGCTCGCGCCGGCGCAGGCGGCCAAGCTCGCCGCGATGGTGCCCAACCCGCGCTTCTACGACGAACACCGCAACGCGCGGGGGCTGGCGAAGAAGTCGCGCATCATCCAGCGCCGCATGCGTTTCGCCGACGTGCCCTGA
- the aroE gene encoding shikimate dehydrogenase yields MTDRYAVIGNPIAHSQSPFIHAEFAKATGEDIAYERLFAELDKFKVVVDEFVAAGAKGLNITLPFKGDAFRYADELTERARAAEAVNTLTFKDGKAYGDNTDGVGLTRDIAENLDFPIKGQRVLILGAGGAVRGVLVPLLEQKPSALTIANRTLIKAEALAHQFGQFGPIEAVGYEALAGRTFDIIINATSSSLSNDLPPIPRGVFTPRTLAYDMVYSKGLTPFLARAQSENAGMLADGLGMLVEQAAESFRIWRGVQPETRAVTNLLRDLLA; encoded by the coding sequence ATGACCGACCGTTATGCCGTGATCGGCAACCCGATCGCCCACAGCCAATCGCCGTTCATCCACGCCGAGTTCGCCAAGGCGACCGGCGAGGACATCGCTTACGAGCGCCTGTTCGCCGAACTCGACAAGTTCAAGGTCGTGGTCGACGAGTTCGTCGCCGCCGGCGCGAAGGGGCTGAACATCACGCTGCCGTTCAAGGGCGACGCCTTCCGCTACGCCGACGAGCTGACCGAGCGCGCGCGCGCGGCCGAGGCGGTCAACACGCTGACCTTCAAGGACGGCAAGGCCTACGGCGACAACACCGACGGCGTCGGCCTCACGCGCGACATCGCCGAGAACCTCGACTTCCCGATCAAGGGCCAGCGCGTGCTGATCCTCGGCGCCGGCGGCGCGGTGCGCGGCGTGCTGGTGCCGCTGCTCGAGCAGAAACCGTCGGCGCTGACCATCGCCAACCGCACGCTGATCAAGGCCGAGGCGCTCGCGCACCAGTTCGGCCAATTCGGCCCGATCGAAGCGGTCGGCTACGAGGCGCTCGCCGGCCGTACCTTCGACATCATCATCAACGCGACCTCGTCGAGCCTGTCGAACGACCTGCCGCCGATCCCGCGCGGCGTGTTCACCCCGCGCACGCTCGCCTACGACATGGTGTACAGCAAGGGTCTGACGCCCTTCCTCGCGCGCGCGCAGTCCGAAAACGCCGGCATGCTGGCCGATGGGCTGGGCATGCTGGTCGAGCAGGCGGCCGAGTCGTTCCGCATCTGGCGCGGCGTGCAGCCGGAAACGCGCGCGGTGACCAATCTGCTCAGGGATCTCTTGGCCTGA